The following nucleotide sequence is from Hippopotamus amphibius kiboko isolate mHipAmp2 chromosome 11, mHipAmp2.hap2, whole genome shotgun sequence.
aagcTTAAGGTGATTATTCAAAGGTAGGGCCAGGAAGTGTGAAATTGGGCAGAATGGggcaaaaaatggaaaagaggctGTGAGATGGGGATCTGTGGATGGAGTGGGTCTAGGGAAAGAGAGTAAGTTGTAAAGCGAGAATCCCTGTCACCTGCGGGGTCCGGTGGAGCTCATACAGACTCAGTTCCCACGTTTTGCTGGCATTCTGGGCATTCGCCGGCGTCGTCATGGTGACCGGGCACAGACCCCCACCAGGGATCCACCGCCGAGGAGGAGGAGAGgtaggctggggagtgggggaagggggaaggggagggagggtgttAGGGGGGCCGCCCCTCGCGCAGACCCCGCCCTCGCGAGGCTCCCCCTCTCCGCCCCTCACCCAGCGCCGCCGCGGCCCCTCACCCGGCTCCACCGTCCGCGCTCCCGCCGCTGCAGCGCCTCTCCAGGGCCCGGGCTCCCCGGTCGAGTTCGCTCGGTCCGCAGCCGCTGCTCAGACAGCAGCtcccgccgccaccgccgccatGGCCCGGGCGCTGGGGCCCTACGTCACTTCCGCCTGCCCCTCCACTCCACTCCACCCCCCGCCGGCGGAGACGTCACCCGCCAGTCGCGGCGCGGGTGGGACGCGACGTGGATGCCCGGGTTCCCCCGCCCCCCGCGAGCAGCCGGCGTCCCCGGAGTCCCGCGCCACGTGGGGACCGCTGTCTCCTGGGTTAGCACCGTCGCGCGGCCGACCTCAGCCACCGTCCCCTTCCCGAAGCCCCCACGCGGGGCCTCCGCtccggggggcggggcctgggatcGCTCGGACCCTGGGAGGGGACGTAGGGAATTGGAAAAGGGGCCACCTCCCCCACTCCGCGTCCCTTGGCGGCTCTGGGGAacggctcccctcctccccacacacagCTTCTCCATAACCCCAGCCCGGGATTCCGGGGGGGAAAATGCTGCAGAGGAGCCTCTGCCGCTACAGTCCTCCAGTCCTGTGAACGCAACTAAGTCCCGACGTGCCCGGGATTCCCTTTCCACCCTGGGGACCTGCCCCACCCTCCGCTTTCGCTCTCTCTAGACCCTCCGACCCGCTCTCCCCTCGAGGTTTGGGGGCGACGGCTCGGGACGTCCAGACTCAACTCTCGGCCAGAGCTGGAGACTCGAGAATTGCGTTTGGACAATCAAGAGCCGcggcccggggcgggggagggaggcgcACGGGAGgtacggggtgggggggaatggagACACCACGCGGAAgcagggatacacacacacacacacacacgatggggCCCCTATCGGGGAAGGGGTGTGCGCGtgtaggtggtggtggggggcacAAGGGACCGAATGTTTGGAGTGGGAAGCGGGCAAAAGCCTCCTCCAGGACTTCCCAGTAAAGGAAAGGTTcggggagggaagagaagaggaaggggcaGAGCGATCCCCATTGAGGGCAGGGGATAAGAGGGATACGGGGGAAAAGAGACCGTCATGGGCGTCCTGTCTCCTCCAGCCTGAGCTGGGGCTCCCGGACTTGGGCTGCAACTGCCAGGGGGTGGCCTGTTTCTGGGACAAGGCAGCAGTGGgtcccctcgccccctcccccagttccCCCCTACTTCCCTGTCCTCTCCTTCAGTCCGTGGCCAGTCCTTATGTGGGCTCCAGAGTCGATTAGCGCggaccccctccccttcctcctcctcctcccagccccctccctcccttctgctctCCTCCAGCCCCCTTTCATCGGCTGGCCCATTCCCCTAATCCTGGCCCCCTCCCCTAATCCCCCCCATCCGACCCCCGGCCGGCTGCAGCTATTGTAaggtggaggaaaggggagggggggacTCAGAGAAAGGAGGGGGGGAGGGCCACCTGTTCTAAGACCCCCTCCCAAGGCTAGACTGGACACCAGGATGGGGCCATGAACAAATCACCCTTGGGGACCATAAGGACCCAGggaattggggggagggggctggagctgCAGGATCagtggaagggggtgggggcagagaccCCCTCCCTCCAAAAGACCCCGAATGTCACGCACACACAGTGACACACACTTTCTCCTCTCACACCCGGCGGCGGGGGTTGCCCTGGGAGACCAGGCAGTGAAAGGGAACAATCCTttgagaaagggaaaggagggggaggtggggaagggtcTGAGGACTTGGACATAAGAAGAACCGGAGGTGGCAGGGAAGAGGATTTGGAATTTATTAGGGTCACAAGCACCCCTGCCTCCCACATTCAGCATTCCTGAGCCATACACTGCCACCCCTTTTGTAGCCTGGGAACTCAGAGTCCTCATCAGCAGGAGGCCGGGCAGAGTGGTGGGGGAGCGAGCAGAGTCCAGGGTCCTTGAGGCAGTTACATGAAAAGACCTCCTGGGAGGGGCAGAAACATTTGGACAGATGTATAGGTGGAGACAAACAGGCTGGGGGGAAGGCGCCCACTTCTGTCCCTGGCCTATGGGAACTTCTGCCCTTCTCTCAGGGGCTCCAGACTCCTCTCACTTGCTTTCTGGTATCATCTGAGTTCCACTTTtctgcccccttcctccccatGATGGCCTCATACCAGTGACTTCCACTGAAGCCCCTGTGATATAGCCACTGTCTTCGGATGCCAAGAACGCGACCACATCTGCCACATCTATGGGAATGATGGGGAGAGAGCAGAATCCTATTCACTCTCACAGACTCAAAGCAGTCATCACCTCCTACCagaagcacccctcccccagccaccaaTCCTCGTGAGACCCTCTCAGGTACCACAAACTTTGGAATCTGTTCATTCAGGCCCCCTCTGCACTCAGTGCTCACCCTCAGGGTCCCCCTGATGTCCCATCGGGATCATTCCAGTCACCTGTAAGGAAACACTCATTTGTGAGTGAAAGTTTCTTTCATGGGTTTTtttgtctgtgattctgtttttgGTCTTCATTCCTTGTACACTTGTTGAATATCTACTGTTTGCCCTGCACTGGGCCCAGCATCCTCTCTCTCTGAACCCCAGAGAGGTTGGGTCTCTTAATGATTCTGCCCTCCACCACAGTCTCCTACCTTGTCCAGCACTTTCTGTGGCATTTTCTGTGTCATGGGTGTTTTAATGAGCCCTGGGAGGACAGCGTTACAGCGGATCCCATGTCTGTGGAAAGGAGAGTGGCTGCTGACTCCAGAGAGGACTGAACACTGACCCCTCCCTTAGACCTTCCGCGTGCCCCCAGGTGTCTGACCAACCGTCCAAGCTCCCGGGCTACAGTCTGGGTCAGCCCAACCACTCCAGCCTTGGATGCTGCGTAGTTTGTCTGTCCCACGTTCCCCACCTATGGGTGAGCCAGAGATTTGGGATGAGTTGGGAGTCCCAAGGAGGGGCTCTCCTCCCTGTGCCCACTTGGCTGGCAGACCTCATCCCAACTCAACCTGACCTTCCCTATGATGCTACTGATGTTGATGATGGAGCCAGGACTGCCACTGGACACTAGGGCTTGGGCTGCAGCCTGAGTGACTAGAAAGATGCCCTGGGGGTAGGGGGAGAAAATAACAGGGCAAAAAGGATTAGCTGGGGTGACAGTCTTTCCACTCCCTCCCCAGGCTAGAGGACCCAGAAGTCATGGGTTCAGAAGGCACCACCTTGAGGTTGACAGCTATGACTCTGTCCCAGTCATCCTCGGACATGTGGAGCAAAAATTCATCTCTGGTGATGCCCGCACAGGACACCACGACAGAAGGCAGGCGAGAAAAGCAGGCCTATGGAAACGGGAGGTTACACACCAAAAAACCTGGTGGAGCCGAGGGCTGTGGAAGCAACGCTAGGGCTTTAAAGGGGGCGAGGTCGTCTCGCTTTTTCACCTGCACTTGCTCCAGCAGGCGCCTGACGGCCCTGGCCTCGGACACGTCAGCCTGGAAGGCAGCGTGGGCCCCCTGCTCGCTCCCCGGCCCTCCCAGCAGCCGCACCGTCTCCTGTGCCGCTGCCCCGTCCAGGTCGCAAGCGGCCACGGCGGCCCCCTCAGCGGCCAGGCGCACACTGACCGCTCGGCCGATGCCGCCACCCGCACCTGAGGTGGGAGAGAACACGCGGGGGGGTGGAAGGAGGAGTGGGCAGGGGTCAGAGGTCAACAGGGCGCAAAGTTAGTAAAATTCGGACCAGGGGTCACAGAGACTTTACAGTCAGAGGGCGCGGCCCCAAAGTCACTCTGGCACCCCAACCCGCCTGGTAGAGGACCCCCCCTCAACCTGTGACCAGGGCCAGCGAAGAGCGGAGCCGGAGCTGAGACGCCATGGCGGGCGGTGCGTGGGCGGGTCCCCAGCCATGAGCCAATCCGAGcggaggaggggcggggcgagAGCAAAGCCGGGCCAATCGAAGCCCCGGCAGCTTAGGCCGCCAGCGGCCACCGGCGCAGGCCGACCTCCAACCGCGGGGGCGTGGCCAGCCACCATCACTTGGGGGCCTGGAGagcgggggcggggaaggggggcCCCATTCCCCCCAAAAAGACAAAGACTGCGCGTGGAGTGGAATATCCGAGGATTTTATTTTCCCGtcaccacccctcctcctccattcAAACAGTGatataaaagaatagaaacaaaaaaaatcaggccATGAGATTAGCAAatagcccccctcccccccaatcaCTCCCAAATCAGGACACGATTGACCTTTATCCCTGACTTCTGCTACCCCCTTTGCCTAAGGCTTTGGTCTTCCCTGAAGCTTCCACCAACAGCTGAGAGAGGGAGGCGGACCCCAGAGAAGCCAGTGGGTGGCAGCTTGGTCCTCTTCaaacaggtggggtgggggacacaggGTAGGCTGCCCTGACTCCTCTCTTCCAGCCTTCTTCATGGCCCCACCTAGCCCCCAAACCCAACAACATGGTCAGCACATGCCAACACGATGGTCCCTCTGGCTGTCATTCTCACCTTTGCGGTCCCTATATGACTGCCAAATCTTGACAGCCTTCAAGCCCAAGTTACCCCTTCCCTAGGATACAACCCCCTCCTTTGGCAGATATCCCAGGCCAGGGCCCCCAGCCTCCACAGACCCCTGACCTGGAGGGCTTAGAGGCTAGGGCTGGCTGACCTCACCTCTCACTCGAGGTGGGCAATCAGCACCATCATGACAACTccccccagcagccccagcaCCTCCAGAAGCGACTGCAGTGGTGATGCCTCCCTCAACAGCTCAGGCAACACTGATACCGTTGCTACGTAGATAAAGCCACCTGCAGTGAATGGCAGAACCCAGCCAGGACCTGTACCACCTGCAACTTCACTGCCCACTGCCCCTCCTTCAGTTAGAAGGGCACAGGCTGTGCCTGCTAGTGCTCCTACTGCCGTCAGTAGTTGTAGACGCATCGCCTGGTgggcagaaaagagagagagagaggcacttAGCAACGTCTAAAGGTTATCAGTGATTTAGACACAGCTGGAAGGGTATAAGTGTACACGGATAGGTTATATGTCTTTGGAAACTAAAGAGTAAGGCAAAAAGAGGGGGACCTAGAATAGACATTTTCTGAAAACTCTTAGATATCAAAGAGGTCCTTTCCACAGACCTTCTGAGTCAATAGGTCAGGGTGGGAGGCATGGTGTGAAAGACCCCCATAAGCCATTCAGATGGCTTAAGGATCACAGTTCAAGAACTACTGAGGAAGACAAAGAATCAGAACTTCTTCCCCCTCATTTCTAGAGGATTTGTTGTCAactatacaggcatacctcggagataCTGTGAGTTTAGTCCCAGGCAatctcaataaagcaagtcacatgaattttctggtttcccagaAAACCCCAGTTAAAAAATACTCTAccaataaaaaacagaaagctatcgtctgagccttcagcgagttgGAATCTTTTTGCTatatagtaacatcaaagatcactgatcacacatcaacataacaaatataacaataatgaaaaagtttgaagtgTTGCGAGAATTACCAAACTGTGACACAGAGACGTGAAGTaaacaaatgctgctggaaaaataGTATCAATAGACATGCTCAAAAAAGGGTTGCtacaaatttgtaaaaaatgaaatatctgcTAAGTGCAATAAAGAAgcgcaataaaatgaggtatgcctgtagtgCAACTTGTTTGGAACTAATGGGTGGCAGTCTGGGTTTGGGGTGGGTGAGCAGGGGGTAAAGGGCTTGGGGCAACCATGTTTGGTGCACACTATCACCAACCTGCTTTTTGCTGCAGCCAGACTGAACCAAGATGGCAAAGTCCCCGACTTCATGGGGCACTTCAT
It contains:
- the HSD17B8 gene encoding (3R)-3-hydroxyacyl-CoA dehydrogenase isoform X1 — protein: MASQLRLRSSLALVTGAGGGIGRAVSVRLAAEGAAVAACDLDGAAAQETVRLLGGPGSEQGAHAAFQADVSEARAVRRLLEQVQACFSRLPSVVVSCAGITRDEFLLHMSEDDWDRVIAVNLKGIFLVTQAAAQALVSSGSPGSIINISSIIGKVGNVGQTNYAASKAGVVGLTQTVARELGRHGIRCNAVLPGLIKTPMTQKMPQKVLDKMWQMWSRSWHPKTVAISQGLQWKSLEVFSCNCLKDPGLCSLPHHSARPPADEDSEFPGYKRGGSVWLRNAECGRQGCL
- the HSD17B8 gene encoding (3R)-3-hydroxyacyl-CoA dehydrogenase isoform X2, which translates into the protein MASQLRLRSSLALVTGAGGGIGRAVSVRLAAEGAAVAACDLDGAAAQETVRLLGGPGSEQGAHAAFQADVSEARAVRRLLEQVQACFSRLPSVVVSCAGITRDEFLLHMSEDDWDRVIAVNLKGIFLVTQAAAQALVSSGSPGSIINISSIIGKVGNVGQTNYAASKAGVVGLTQTVARELGRHGIRCNAVLPGLIKTPMTQKMPQKVLDKEVFSCNCLKDPGLCSLPHHSARPPADEDSEFPGYKRGGSVWLRNAECGRQGCL
- the HSD17B8 gene encoding (3R)-3-hydroxyacyl-CoA dehydrogenase isoform X3 — encoded protein: MASQLRLRSSLALVTGAGGGIGRAVSVRLAAEGAAVAACDLDGAAAQETVRLLGGPGSEQGAHAAFQADVSEARAVRRLLEQVQACFSRLPSVVVSCAGITRDEFLLHMSEDDWDRVIAVNLKGIFLVTQAAAQALVSSGSPGSIINISSIIGKVGNVGQTNYAASKAGVVGLTQTVARELGRHGIRCNAVLPGLIKTPMTQKMPQKVLDKVTGMIPMGHQGDPEDVADVVAFLASEDSGYITGASVEVTGGLFM